One genomic window of Euwallacea fornicatus isolate EFF26 chromosome 7, ASM4011564v1, whole genome shotgun sequence includes the following:
- the LOC136339995 gene encoding uncharacterized protein isoform X1, with product MHGQEATKPRRKLVITRKRVLPDKTKIGTIGSTETAPALKMIMQDSTFDIQVEKSEIAKHFRNENQVGKNFGTSNKSEIEDNEDRTEENLIEDEESTGKTSEDEEDQPSDDEEDQPSDDEEDQPSEDEEDQPSEDEEVEDEEEYLDDSDDAEAENEFEESPPESLPAYEPFFPEITESTDVPVLLLKTTVVSNVEFETKTLTTTRLRTYTFVVTTVAGTDEIVTSTTEVKPQTKTTTVTESLTQYTTLTLLDLDKTDVQPTFLPTLEHNPSSLSNTEENPDFREEPRNLATRVMSNGVEVIVAGDKTTYPGDKDFKRVLPSTMKHVTLKPTTLSEHMLLVLPQETSNTESSTPLDPNQFVVKTCLTTFTYLTTYLEKGTTTVSSHEQVVSNVATEERMNTGKILPTPAMGITLTQYPTFSVGVFHTTYTYLNTILDGEQPLIISSQHVVANTVTAPDDYLSLLKPSEVQIPVKDTNTYISTIDLEKTLYEGDSESVISTRDVVTQVVITESVPPPARPVITSYTALDSLQQAPFSTTDITKTYFVTYTYYNTVTESGIPTIFTNVSTESDVVTEKLLLNSKKSTVSSSASLMPEFDILATRIYYTTFTYFTTLLKENDPKHSTIINSRTKVIQNTVTETLEPSLFDPQYILSLASDLKAGSDRVQKIATLVDGEKVEITVQANEVHNEIAPTKVLPIEKTQIPSSLGVTSLEGSFSSKPNIVTGSTIVFVDDDPFANLETPILQTTKSTLNSNLGSLLASEVVKDTKIDVVTSKVKRPAHKSKNKPKVNASKASVITTASSNVVEKNSNFKTKKGANKSPNPAAPPQDLLGLGSINMNTLQALTPVLNAMAGYINKNLRRNDVNVTSSGDQTKESSIKKEQIMDTQNRSPVYIPVGGALGDEFEIAESQNIATFEWKDPPSGVKQEAPLLGNNGIPISPGDIITANSDVIVGKPGRVGPRLPPSIPLHQEVINEIPVGMRPPPLPEKQRIPLDQVPAQTNVIHAPNKDDYIGPPPPPISRPKEKFRGEKRKHIPLVAHSQQQQHVFGPHQHPLLHPQTHPLNQQQQQQESAFHGGLEIITSKYHLQTQNQNPIYPPAPSVSIVLPEVIERSTGQPLLVQLQPSQIAFVNIPFNRTTALIYGGSTETHHNGQYFDDPSPYPEPEFNPIEGFNNGLPQYGSIYHTTPQLNQGNQKQVSGVIKVGPYLNVKADPDVSSNEKIPVRIEPTRLDFAKGDGEVSVGVPPLSFGMSEQNGDMNAHIINHESFNLVVNNSNVVVPLRNEVFHVEYPEKQQILNIPMNQHFQEDAKFPNRERPYFRDEPRPPSQHYPEGQHNYQRPAVQQQQGSNFLIQSRPSNQYGVQYPESLNQQHYDSEMRPPLQQDSNYPEEPRPSNQQNLHYATEIRPPNQQDVHYPEVQSQQNYQSELRPPTQQGPTYSEKSRPSSQQNPQYPAKPSPSNQQNLHYPEGPTPVNQHSSRHPTQLGPQSQQNLHYHGSSSNQQDLDFLAQMRPPDQQPQSSNHLEKPTHYPSTQQHPHYPEESRPLQNPLYEESRPSNPQRPRPHQDQPPAQQQRPHPLSEDQKHPSKPPSPSRPNKPKYPYPPKGNLLRPRPRPDRPKVSEFMTPPPPGKQYFSKRPSSVKERLPIPLFEVTTHQPPRVNVNKYHQDNHFKEVTKDTFVLSDHHEDDLANKDGEVIQESNVRPLRPGELPLEVLHKFTTTERVELVRFPDSFQNASQVRFPYDRRPGFVEFEKTHPNPAEINYGPVYYGEKKESQTEKNDLTFLTFNTKNATTERPIIIFIDENGQKTDSFPKKSTVNRLKVTSLLIDTPTTPATPSTSTQQLQTEKPFDFPPRQSSNQVDIKPNAKIGVTTPEILLNSGENFGVHLPNLTQQINDMEVLHPPPLIAEENSKTPSILMEPPKIDISSPGKDIIRVPHTDPGKTDQDESSSTLKPFIRKPLEEMVPPAPETTIGTTEVVLGMNPPPLVSTHKPVTTSSTVFSMEVDIPSTTIRNKTRRPGYRPISTTTRRPSKTRKPPFAGGSNTSAITPTPTLKSTTPSMEVIVGQPHFDGERRNESKLTTTEASLSSSSPAVTVATLNEDIITKPVHHAGNEVKIVDAPNKATTMSANNPTPALPTRYITYTKTHTVTITKTTVVKTLGGPPSTMTILVTKTEKSYIVDTVTEFHTLIKPTSIVETVTTTMEKPHYSSDISIVRLKPTLTTEVPQPTVIVSHSSSKENEENDDFLEDFIIKNSESQQPPQEDFESNESIFVVMTDKHKGAIFKMSKTTAPPEDINNIPHRDEVTDNEASNVLLGGVLIAPINEVVGERLKDRCNPECKASRNELCQKVEGMMRCVCRPGFARMFPDRPCNPTYTYNLNVTVEKIGKTPLKYRSKLSMENSTEFMKLSRKIQEALDRMVMQSDLRDIFHGVKVTGFYPVSTHRGQVGVVSKFYLQLSDNIDETRMEDILKKYLRNSNSSLGGTDVFASSRTVDNLKVHDFNECENSNLHDCSENAKCFNLRGSYTCSCKEGYSDLSENMLYPGRLCSSEQVGCEKCNYHGMCYSRGSEEILCECFHWYAGDRCQINLKVMLIALVTLGTILFALLMVCIILTCVRRKPKKSGVARTIGFLPQRGGSGGNRSGGTLDRRAMIEDTSSEDSRSETNSVPPYVQQKSAPKLKPPPAKGALKKASMTSVEHSEPGIIFPDQKDRSLTVMIPRAKYHPAPPTPNLANYTTFDARKPSVPSMSSESKLLSYLDAGPSPQRGEPKRKPSTAISEQYIEEQISSRKTSGALISAGFEVSATVVNNMGTLGTTCGTEADRSENATLIQKISADLLSRVDTSSQFTTLRKALDDDDLESTNNWLDIPRVSTVSESRSYDETTIPPPMKSFTRSEYDTKSLQHQNDEANTMAERDLGSTFLLPHTHLYKPDRGSDISGFESL from the exons GTAACAGAAAGTTTAACTCAGTACACGACGCTGACTTTACTAGATCTGGACAAGACCGATGTACAGCCAACTTTCCTTCCAACTTTGGAACATAATCCTTCTTCTTTGTCTAACACCGAAG AAAATCCAGATTTCCGGGAGGAGCCGCGCAATCTGGCAACGCGCGTCATGTCTAACGGGGTGGAGGTCATAGTGGCGGGGGACAAGACCACGTATCCTGGAGACAAGGACTTCAAGAGGGTGCTTCCAAGTACCATGAAACACGTGACCTTGAAACCGACCACTCTCAGCGAACACATGCTGCTGGTGCTGCCACAAGAAACTTCGAAC ACCGAGAGTTCCACCCCTTTGGATCCCAATCAGTTTGTAGTGAAAACCTGCCTGACAACCTTTACCTATCTAACTACGTATTTGGAAAAGGGCACTACAACAGTGTCTAGCCACGAGCAGGTCGTCTCCAACGTTGCCACTGAGGAGAGAATGAATACCGGAAAGATCCTGCCTACTCCTGCCATGGGAATCACTCTGACTCAG TACCCGACCTTCTCAGTGGGAGTCTTCCACACCACTTACACCTACTTGAACACCATCCTGGATGGTGAGCAACCATTGATCATCTCCTCTCAGCATGTCGTGGCCAACACCGTGACAGCTCCTGACGACTATCTATCTCTGCTGAAACCTTCGGAGGTGCAGATTCCGGTCAAAGACACCAACACCTACATCAGCACAATCGACTTGGAGAAAACTCTCTATGAGGGCGATAGCGAAAGTGTTATCAGCACTAGAGACGTGGTGACTCAAGTAGTAATAACTGAAAGCGTTCCTCCACCTGCACGGCCTGTGATTACGTCGTATACTGCTTTGGACTCGCTTCAACAGGCTCCTTTCAGCACGACTGATATCACCAAGACCTATTTCGTCACTTACACGTACTATAATACTGTGACTGAAAGTGGAATACCGACGATCTTCACCAACGTTTCAACAGAGAGTGATGTCGTTAcagaaaaattgcttttgaaCTCAAAGAAGAGTACTGTGAGTTCCTCTGCAAGTCTCATGCCCGAGTTCGATATTCTTGCAACTAGAATCTACTATACCACTTTCACCTACTTCACCACCTTGCTCAAGGAGAATGATCCCAAGCACAGCACCATTATCAACTCTCGCACCAAAGTGATACAAAACACTGTCACAGAAACATTGGAACCAAGTTTGTTCGATCCTCAGTATATCTTGTCATTGGCCAGTGATCTCAAAGCTGGCTCAGATCGGGTTCAGAAAATTGCCACTCTGGTTGATGGAGAAAAGGTGGAGATTACGGTGCAGGCCAATGAAGTTCACAATGAAATTGCGCCCACCAAGGTGCTCCCcattgaaaagactcaaattcCCAGTTCGTTAGGGGTGACTTCGTTGGAGGGCAGCTTTAGTAGCAAGCCAAATATCGTCACTGGATCTACTATAGTGTTTGTGGACGATGATCCTTTTGCCAATTTGGAAACTCCAATTCTTCAAACTACCAAAAGCACCTTAAACAGTAATTTAGGTTCACTGCTGGCCTCAGAAGTAGTTAAGGACACCAAAATTGATGTGGTCACTAGCAAAGTGAAGCGCCCAGCTCACAAGAGCAAGAACAAACCCAAGGTGAACGCAAGCAAAGCCAGTGTGATAACCACCGCAAGCAGCAATGTGGTGGAAAAAAACAGCAACTTTAAGACAAAAAAGGGTGCCAATAAAAGCCCCAACCCTGCAGCACCCCCTCAGGACCTTTTAGGGCTCGGTTCCATCAACATGAACACCCTTCAAGCCCTAACTCCGGTACTAAATGCAATGGCCGGGTACATCAACAAAAACCTCCGTCGGAATGACGTTAATGTCACCTCTAGTGGTGATCAAACCAAAGAGTCTTCAATTAAGAAGGAACAGATAATGGACACTCAAAACAGATCCCCTGTCTATATACCCGTTGGAGGTGCCCTTGGAGATGAATTTGAGATAGCTGAAAGCCAAAATATCGCCACTTTCGAGTGGAAAGACCCCCCAAGTGGAGTGAAACAAGAGGCTCCCCTATTAGGCAACAATGGTATCCCCATCAGTCCTGGCGATATTATAACTGCAAATTCTGATGTTATAGTGGGGAAACCTGGAAGGGTCGGTCCGAGATTGCCTCCTAGCATTCCCCTTCATCAAGAGGTGATCAATGAAATCCCTGTGGGGATGAGACCTCCACCCTTACCGGAGAAGCAAAGGATCCCGTTGGATCAAGTACCTGCTCAAACTAATGTCATCCACGCCCCCAACAAAGATGACTATATAGGGCCCCCTCCGCCTCCTATTTCAAGGCCGAAAGAGAAGTTCAGAGGCGAGAAGAGAAAACATATTCCCTTGGTTGCACATTCTCAGCAGCAGCAGCACGTTTTTGGGCCCCACCAACATCCACTGCTGCACCCTCAAACCCACCCTCTGAATCAGCAGCAGCAACAACAAGAATCGGCATTTCACGGAGGTTTAGAAATAATCACCAGCAAGTACCATCTTCAGACTCAGAATCAGAACCCAATTTACCCACCGGCGCCATCAGTCTCGATTGTCTTGCCAGAGGTAATAGAGCGCAGCACCGGGCAGCCCCTTTTGGTACAGCTGCAACCCTCCCAAATAGCCTTTGTAAATATCCCATTCAACAGAACCACCGCTTTGATCTACGGAGGCTCCACTGAAACGCACCACAATGGGCAATATTTCGATGACCCCAGTCCTTATCCAGAACCCGAATTCAATCCCATCGAAGGGTTCAATAATGGTTTGCCTCAATATGGCTCAATTTACCATACGACACCTCAGTTGAATCAGGGGAACCAGAAACAAGTTTCTGGAGTGATAAAGGTGGGACCCTATCTCAATGTTAAGGCTGATCCAGATGTCAGTTCCAACGAGAAAATTCCCGTAAGGATTGAACCTACCAGACTGGATTTTGCCAAGGGAGACGGGGAGGTTAGCGTGGGGGTTCCTCCTTTATCATTTGGCATGAGCGAGCAGAATGGAGATATGAACGCTCATATAATTAATCATGAGAGCTTCAATCTCGTTGTGAATAATAGCAACGTAGTTGTGCCTTTACGAAATGAGGTGTTCCATGTAGAGTATCCAGAGAAGCAACAAATTCTCAATATACCGATGAACCAGCATTTCCAGGAAGATGCGAAATTCCCAAATCGAGAGCGTCCGTATTTTAGGGACGAACCTAGACCTCCCAGTCAGCATTATCCGGAAGGGCAGCACAATTATCAGAGACCTGCAGTCCAGCAACAACAAGGCTCCAACTTCCTCATACAGTCAAGGCCGTCAAATCAGTATGGTGTTCAATATCCAGAGAGTCTGAACCAGCAGCATTATGATTCGGAAATGCGACCTCCGCTCCAGCAAGATTCTAATTACCCGGAGGAGCCGAGGCCATCGAATCAGCAAAACCTTCATTACGCAACAGAAATCAGGCCTCCAAATCAGCAAGATGTTCATTATCCAGAAGTGCAAAGTCAGCAAAATTACCAATCAGAATTGAGGCCTCCAACTCAGCAAGGCCCCACCTACTCTGAGAAATCAAGGCCATCCAGCCAGCAAAACCCTCAGTACCCGGCAAAACCTAGTCCTTCAAATCAGCAAAATCTTCATTACCCAGAGGGGCCTACGCCAGTAAATCAACACAGCTCTCGCCACCCAACACAATTGGGACCTCAAAGTCAGCAGAATCTGCATTATCACGGAAGCTCGTCCAACCAGCAAGATCTAGATTTTCTCGCACAAATGCGACCTCCAGACCAACAACCGCAGAGCTCCAATCATCTTGAGAAACCGACCCATTATCCCTCGACTCAACAGCATCCTCATTATCCAGAAGAATCAAGACCTTTACAGAATCCTCTCTATGAAGAATCAAGGCCGTCAAATCCGCAACGTCCTCGGCCTCATCAGGATCAACCTCCCGCTCAACAACAACGTCCGCATCCTCTGTCAGAAGACCAGAAGCACCCATCTAAACCTCCGTCTCCAAGTAGACCCAACAAACCCAAGTACCCCTATCCTCCTAAAGGGAACCTATTGAGACCTAGACCTCGGCCTGACAGGCCCAAGGTATCTGAATTCATGACTCCTCCTCCTCCAGGAAAGCAGTACTTCTCCAAGAGGCCTTCATCCGTCAAGGAACGCCTCCCAATTCCTTTATTCGAAGTCACCACACATCAACCTCCACGAGTAAATGTGAATAAGTACCATCAAGATAATCATTTCAAAGAGGTCACTAAAGATACTTTTGTCCTGAGTGATCACCATGAAGATGACTTGGCTAATAAGGATGGAGAGGTTATTCAGGAATCCAATGTTCGACCTCTGAGGCCTGGGGAGCTTCCTTTGGAGGTATTACACAAGTTTACCACCACTGAAAGGGTAGAGTTAGTGAGGTTCCCTGATAGTTTCCAGAATGCTTCTCAAGTGCGTTTTCCCTATGATCGTAGGCCTGGATTTGTAGAGTTTGAGAAAACTCATCCAAATCCAGCAGAGATAAATTATGGCCCAGTTTACTACGGGGAAAAAAAGGAATCTCAGACTGAGAAGAATGATTTGACTTTCCTGACTTTTAACACGAAGAATGCAACCACGGAAAGACCCATCATAATCTTCATAGATGAAAATGGACAAAAGACTGATTCGTTCCCCAAGAAATCTACTGTAAATAGGTTAAAAGTCACTTCGCTGCTAATAGATACTCCGACCACCCCTGCTACTCCATCCACGTCTACCCAACAGTTACAAACAGAAAAACCATTTGATTTCCCTCCACGGCAATCCTCCAACCAAGTAGACATCAAACCAAACGCAAAAATTGGAGTAACAACTCCTGAGATTCTCCTGAACAGTGGGGAAAACTTCGGAGTGCACCTGCCCAATCTCACGCAGCAAATTAACGACATGGAGGTGCTGCATCCTCCTCCTCTGATTGCAGAGGAGAATTCAAAGACTCCGAGCATCTTAATGGAGCCGCCTAAGATCGACATTAGCTCCCCTGGAAAAGATATAATTCGAGTGCCCCATACGGACCCTGGTAAAACTGATCAAGACGAATCCAGCAGCACTCTGAAACCCTTCATTCGTAAACCTTTAGAAGAGATGGTGCCTCCAGCTCCGGAAACTACGATTGGTACGACAGAAGTAGTTCTGGGAATGAACCCACCTCCTTTAGTGTCTACACATAAGCCTGTGACTACAAGTAGTACCGTGTTTTCGATGGAAGTTGACATTCCAAGTACCACGATTAGGAATAAAACGAGGAGGCCTGGATATCGACCAATAAGTACAACTACGAGAAGACCTTCGAAGACTAGGAAGCCTCCTTTTGCGGGAGGAAGCAACACCAGTGCCATTACACCTACTCCAACGTTGAAGAGTACTACCCCGTCTATGGAGGTTATTGTGGGACAGCCCCATTTCGATGGTGAAAGGAGGAATGAGAGTAAATTGACTACAACTGAGGCTTCCCTTAGTAGCAGTAGTCCAGCAGTTACAGTGGCTACCCTAAATGAGGATATCATCACCAAACCTGTGCATCACGCCG GTAACGAAGTGAAAATCGTAGATGCGCCCAATAAGGCAACCACCATGAGTGCGAACAACCCGACTCCTGCTTTGCCCACCCGTTACATCACCTACACGAAAACGCACACGGTGACAATCACCAAGACCACTGTAGTAAAAACCTTGGGCGGCCCTCCCAGCACCATGACCATCCTGGTGACCAAAACTGAGAAGAGCTATATCGTGGACACAGTGACTGAGTTCCACACACTGATTAAACCTACCAGCATTGTGGAGACTGTTACCACTACAATGGAGAAGCCTCACTATAGTAGTGATATCTCCATAGTGAGGCTTAAGCCTACGCTCACCACTGAAGTACCACAACCTACGGTAATAGTGTCTCACTCCAGCTCGAAGGAAAACGAggaaaatgatgattttctggaagattttattatcaaaaatagtGAATCGCAGCAACCTCCACAAGAAGATTTTGAAAGTAATGAGTCGATATTTGTGGTGATGACTGACAAACACAAAGgagctatttttaaaatgtcgaaAACCACCGCTCCTCCTGAGGATATCAATAACATTCCCCACAGGGACGAAGTGACTGATAATGAAGCCAGTAACGTGCTTTTGGGGGGAGTTCTGATTGCTCCTATCAATGAGGTTGTAGGGGAAAGACTTAAGGACCGGTGCAATCCAGAATGCAAAGCGAGTAGGAACGAGTTATGTCAGAAAGTTGAGGGGATGATGAGGTGCGTGTGCAGGCCCGGATTCGCCAGGATGTTCCCCGACAGGCCATGCAATC CTACTTATACCTACAATTTGAATGTCACAGTggaaaaaatcggaaaaactCCTTTGAAATACCGCAGCAAACTTTCAATGGAAAATTCTACagaatttatgaaattgtCCAGGAAAATTCAAGAGGCTTTAGATCGAATGGTTATGCAATCCGACTTGAGGGACATTTTTCATGGTGTTAAAGTCACAGGTTTCTACCCCGTTTCCACCCATCGCGGACAAGTGGGGGTGGTCAGCAAATTTTATCTTCAA CTCTCGGATAACATAGACGAAACCCGCATGGAAgatatactaaaaaaatacctcCGAAACAGCAATTCATCCTTGGGAGGTACCGACGTTTTCGCCTCTTCTCGAACAGTAGATAACCTCAAGGTCCACGACTTCAACGAATGTGAAAACTCTAACTTACACGATTGCTCAGAAAACGCCAAATGCTTCAATTTACGAGGATCGTATACCTGTTCTTGCAAAGAGGGATATTCCG ATCTCTCAGAGAACATGCTCTATCCAGGCCGTTTATGCAGTTCTGAGCAAGTAGGATGCGAAAAGTGTAACTATCACGGCATGTGCTATTCCAGAGGTTCTGAGGAGATATTATGCGAATGTTTCCATTGGTATGCCGGAGATCGTTGTCAAATCAATCTTAAAG TGATGCTCATCGCTCTAGTAACCCTCGGCACCATTCTCTTCGCTCTGCTCATGGTCTGCATAATCTTGACCTGTGTAAGGAGAAAACCGAAAAAGTCGGGCGTCGCTAGAACTATCGGATTCCTTCCCCAAAGAGGTGGAAGTGGAGGTAATAGGAGTGGAGGAACTCTGGACAGAAGGGCGATGATTGAGGACACAAGTTCGGAGGATAGTCGAAGTGAGACCAATTCAGTACCTCCTTACGTGCAACAA AAATCTGCCCCAAAACTGAAGCCCCCTCCCGCTAAAGGGGCATTGAAGAAGGCGTCCATGACTAGTGTGGAGCACTCAGAGCCTGGTATAATCTTCCCAG ATCAAAAAGACAGATCCTTGACGGTGATGATTCCCAGAGCGAAATACCACCCAGCACCACCTACTCCCAACTTAGCGAATTACACAACTTTCGATGCGAGGAAGCCGAGCGTTCCTTCAATGAGCTCGGAATCGAAGCTGCTCAGCTACTTGGACGCCGGGCCGAGTCCGCAAAGG ggCGAACCCAAACGCAAACCAAGCACCGCTATAAGCGAGCAGTACATAGAGGAGCAAATCAGCTCCAgaaaaacttcaggagcgttaATTTCTGCGGGCTTTGAAGTATCCGCTACTGTGGTCAATAACATGGGTACTTTAG GTACTACTTGCGGTACTGAAGCCGACAGAAGCGAAAACGCCACGCTGATCCAGAAAATCAGCGCAGACTTACTTTCACGGGTAGACACTTCTTCTCAGTTCACTACGTTAAGGAAAGCTTTAGA CGATGATGACTTGGAATCAACCAACAATTGGCTAGATATACCTAGAGTGAGCACTGTGTCCGAGTCCAGATCATATGACGAGACCACGATACCTCCACCGATGAAATCCTTCACTAGAAGTGAATACGACACCAAGTCGTTACAGCACCAAAATGAT GAGGCCAACACAATGGCGGAGCGCGATTTAGGGTCAACATTTTTACTGCCGCACACGCATTTGTATAAACCAGATAGA GGTTCTGATATATCAGGCTTCGAGTCCCTTTAG